A single region of the Dryobates pubescens isolate bDryPub1 chromosome 11, bDryPub1.pri, whole genome shotgun sequence genome encodes:
- the JUN gene encoding transcription factor Jun — protein MSAKMEPTFYEDALNASFVPPESGGYGYNNAKVLKQNMTLNLSDPSSNLKPHLRNKNADILTSPDVGLLKLASPELERLIIQSSNGLITTTPTPTQFLCPKNVTDEQEGFAEGFVRALAELHNQNTMPSVTSAAQPVNSGMAPVSSMAGNSSFNANLHSEPPVYANLSNFNPNALNSAPNYNANNMGYAAQHHINPQMPVQHPRLQALKEEPQTVPEMPGETPPLSPIDMESQERIKAERKRMRNRIAASKCRKRKLERIARLEEKVKTLKAQNSELASTANMLREQVAQLKQKVMNHVNSGCQLMLTQQLQTF, from the coding sequence ATGAGTGCAAAGATGGAGCCTACTTTCTACGAGGATGCCCTGAACGCCAGCTTCGTGCCGCCGGAAAGCGGCGGGTATGGATATAATAACGCCAAAGTGCTAAAGCAGAACATGACGCTGAACCTTTCCGACCCATCCAGCAACCTGAAGCCGCACCTGAGGAACAAGAACGCCGACATCCTCACCTCCCCCGACGTGGGACTCCTCAAACTGGCTTCGCCTGAACTGGAGCGGCTTATTATCCAGTCCAGCAACGGGTTAATCACCACCACGCCGACCCCGACGCAGTTCCTTTGCCCTAAAAATGTCACCGACGAGCAAGAGGGGTTCGCGGAAGGCTTTGTGAGAGCCTTGGCGGAACTGCACAACCAGAACACCATGCCCAGCGTGACCTCCGCCGCACAACCTGTTAACAGCGGCATGGCACCTGTGTCCTCTATGGCCGGCAACAGCAGTTTCAACGCAAATTTGCACAGCGAGCCCCCGGTGTATGCCAATCTCAGCAACTTCAACCCCAACGCGCTCAACTCTGCACCCAACTACAACGCGAACAACATGGGCTACGCAGCCCAGCATCACATAAATCCCCAGATGCCAGTGCAGCATCCCAGGCTTCAGGCTCTGAAAGAAGAGCCTCAGACTGTACCTGAAATGCCAGGAGAAACTCCTCCCCTGTCCCCTATTGACATGGAGTCACAGGAGAGAATCAAAGCTGAAAGAAAACGCATGAGAAACAGAATCGCAGCATCCAAATGCCGGAAAAGGAAGTTGGAAAGGattgccaggttggaagaaaaagTGAAAACTTTGAAAGCTCAGAACTCAGAGCTGGCATCCACTGCCAACATGCTCagagaacaggttgcacagctTAAGCAGAAGGTCATGAACCATGTCAACAGCGGGTGCCAGCTAATGCTAACACAACAGTTGCAAACGTTTTGA